One window from the genome of Clupea harengus chromosome 19, Ch_v2.0.2, whole genome shotgun sequence encodes:
- the chrac1 gene encoding chromatin accessibility complex protein 1 has product MSGDNVDAKVAPNSKNISLPVSRVKLIMKSSPDVSNINQDALFLTTKATELFVQHLARSSFKNGSGKKNTLSYSDLANAAEAMENFQFLTDILPKKILARDYLKTLEDRQEEDEI; this is encoded by the exons ATGTCTGGGGATAACGTGGATGCCAAAGTTGCACCAAACAGCAAAAATATTTCACTGCCAGTGTCCCGAGTGAAGCTGATAATGAAAAGTTCTCCAGATGTTTCAAATATTAACCAGGACGCCCTCTTTTTAACTACAAAAGCAACG GAGCTCTTTGTACAGCATCTAGCACGGTCTTCATTTAAAAATGGGTCTGGTAAAAAGAACACACTGTCATACAGTGACCTCGCCAATGCTGCAGAGGCGATGGAGAACTTTCAGTTTCTAACCG ATATCCTTCCTAAGAAGATATTGGCAAGGGATTACCTGAAGACGCTGGAAGACAGGCAGGAGGAAGATGAAATCTAA
- the crtc2 gene encoding CREB-regulated transcription coactivator 2 isoform X1, whose product MFMAGTGIGGRGCSQGPNSGSGSTGCNPRKFSEKIALHNQRQAEDTAAFQEVMMDITSTKLHVQRTRQARNLSPYYGGSLPNVNQIVRATCDAQGQLSYNPEHSCAVRRQLMSEQAHRERRLSPPGRPSRRHPDSAPYHSFHQSPPPVSYWRRNWPNSCTTDQGQEVCLPVTALNRTNSDSALHTTVRNTHIGDQMSSAQALTPRNRRGVFPYPVPLIEENLPEEGKPLKRDCKKLSEVPSGSAKASSQHAIPTPSQQGGGLLPVPSALNMSGSLPDLSSLHLPSAQSTCLEMDPLGQAPCLASSSSSDHLSGGLTHPGLKADDAFHLPGLSPMPASLSNPLLQSSLSSPNIQSSLSSNSLPNSLSSVSLQFSLSNSSLKSSLSNQSLLSSLSSSSLSNQSLQSAASHCSYSSGIGGSRSCSTSSLSCSSRASNQSHPPHSTSSRKRNQLSPLILPSGGESRWHHPKQFSPTVSPTLSSITQGVLLNTNHVSRDSRPPAYPYNQPQHAGPPLSQQSLQHFPYSPTEGQLHHQLAVVEPPVHNANYHQQQQQPHQAPMPSQPPHQQHIHQPYHPPLYPKRQVPQCHTQPTPPQSQSHLLKHLQAPSPPPLQLQPPQAQGQAGPHPQPSQQHLRRQQQQQQHHQQPYHCESSQPLHHAGPPPQLPYSQPFTHQQQQSQWPPHHLQPDQHAPHVLHHHQQQQQQQQQQQQQQQQQQQQQQQQRQQQQQCQQHLSWPSPSPAMPGQNQAHPWLKETDLHGALTSVEALPTQEPLRAGTPMRVQSHRRSKSQMQDVVAGSPLSGSPQKMAQTLQTGISSQGGLCLDSGIGLNNESYMGLHLTPSQTKALSQQLGQLCKESGSGADPDAGMQSAFPFQNLNLGQDQKHSSGICHSLSDIMLTDAASWLDQEIAGFPANMLDLDEDALELSILRDEEFTSESAVEGFYNPIN is encoded by the exons ATGTTTATGGCAGGTACAGGTATTGGGGGTCGGGGGTGTAGCCAGGGCCCAAATTCAGGATCTGGCTCTACAGGATGTAATCCACGCAAGTTTAGCGAGAAAATTGCCCTTCATAATCAGCGTCAAGCTGAAGACACCGCCGCCTTCCAAGAGGTTATGATGGACATCACTTCCACCAAG CTACATGTTCAGAGAACTCGTCAGGCCAGAAATCTGTCTCCATATTATGGTGGTTCCTTGCCCAATGTTAACCAGATTGTAAGAGCTACGTGTGACGCCCAG GGTCAGTTGTCGTACAACCCTGAGCACAGTTGTGCCGTGCGCCGTCAGCTGATGTCAGAGCAggcccacagagagaggagactgagtCCACCAGGCCGGCCCAGCAGAAGACAT CCTGACAGTGCACCTTACCACTCTTTCCACCAGTCTCCTCCCCCCGTCTCTTACTGGAGAAG GAACTGGCCAAACAGCTGCACCACAGACCAAGGCCAAGAGGTCTGCCTCCCAGTGACAGCTCTGAATAG GACAAATTCAGATTCTGCCCTGCACACCACTGTacgcaacacacacattggtgACCAGATGAGCTCAGCCCAGGCTCTCACCCCCCGGAACAGACGCGGTG TGTTCCCATATCCTGTGCCTCTCATTGAAGAGAACTTGCCAGAGGAAGGCAAGCCTTTGAAAAGAGACTGTAAAAAG TTGTCCGAAGTGCCATCAGGAAGTGCCAAAGCCTCCAGCCAACA TGCCATCCCAACCCCCAGCCAGCAGGGCGGCGGTCTCCTCCCTGTTCCCTCTGCTCTGAATATGAGTGGTTCTCTGCCAGACCTCTCCAGCCTGCACCTGCCCTCTGCCCAGTCCACATGCCTGGAGATGGACCCTCTGGGCCAGGCCCCATGTCTGGCCTCTTCCAGTAGCTCAGACCACCTGTCAGGGGGTCTTACACACCCTGGCCTCAAGGCCGATGATGCCTTTCACCTACCAG GTTTATCACCAATGCCAGCCTCTCTCAGTAACCCTCTGCTTCAGTCTTCATTAAGTAGCCCCAACATCCAATCATCTCTCAGCAGCAACTCCCTCCCCAACTCCTTGAGCTCTGTCTCTTTACAATTTTCCCTGAGTAACTCCTCCCTCAAGTCATCCCTCAGCAACCaatccctgctctcctctctcagcagcTCCTCCCTTAGCAACCAGTCCCTCCAATCAGCAGCCAGCCACTGTAGCTACAGCAGTGGCATAGGCGGATCGCGTTCttgctccacctcctccctgtccTGCTCTTCGCGTGCGTCTAACCAATCACACCCTCCACACTCGACGTCGTCACGGAAACGGAACCAGCTCAGCCCTCTCATTCTGCCCAGCGGGGGCGAGTCTCGCTGGCACCACCCAAAACAGTTTTCCCCCACCGTGTCCCCAACACTGTCCTCCATCACTCAG GGAGTGCTCCTCAACACGAATCATGTCTCACGAGACTCCCGACCCCCCGCGTATCCCTACAACCAGCCACAGCATGCTGGTCCTCCTCTATCCCAGCAGTCATTGCAGCACTTCCCATACAGTCCAACGGAAGGGCAGCTCCACCATCAGCTGGCCGTTGTAGAACCACCTGTGCACAACGCCAActaccaccagcagcagcagcagccccaccaAGCACCCATGCCAAGCCAGCCTCCCCATCAACAACACATACATCAGCCGTACCATCCACCATTATATCCAAAGCGCCAGGTTCCCCAGTGTCACACACAGCCAACCCCCCCGCAGTCACAGAGCCACCTCCTGAAGCACCTGCAAGCTCCAAGCCCCCCACCTCTGCAGCTCCAGCCTCCCCAGGCCCAGGGCCAGGCGGGCCCACACCCACAGCCCAGTCAGCAGCACCTGCggcgccagcagcagcagcagcagcaccaccagcaaCCATATCACTGTGAGTCGAGCCAGCCGCTCCACCACGCAGGGCCTCCGCCACAGCTGCCTTATTCCCAGCCCTTtacccaccagcagcagcaaagcCAGTGGCCACCTCACCATCTCCAGCCTGACCAGCATGCTCCACATGTTCTCCATCAccatcaacaacagcagcaacagcaacaacaacaacaacaacaacagcaacagcaacagcaacagcaacagcaacaacgacaacaacaacaacagtgtcaGCAGCACCTGTCGTGGCCCTCTCCAAGCCCTGCTATGCCTGGCCAAAATCAGGCCCACCCTTGGCTGAAGGAGACTGACCTCCATGGAGCCCTGACCAGTGTGGAGGCTCTGCCCACTCAGGAGCCCCTCAGAGCAGGCACACCCATGAGGGTGCAGAGCCACCGGAGATCTAAGAGCCAGATGCAGGATGTGGTGGCAGGAAGTCCTCTCTCTGGGAGCCCCCAGAAGATGGCCCAGACCCTGCAGACCGGGATATCCTCACAGGGTGGGCTGTGTCTGGACTCCGGCATTGGCCTTAATAAC GAGTCCTACATGGGCCTGCACCTCACTCCCAGCCAGACTAAAGCCCTTTCCCAGCAG TTGGGTCAGCTCTGCAAGGAGTCGGGGTCCGGTGCTGACCCAGATGCTGGGATGCAGAGTGCTTTTCCTTTCCAGAACCTTAATCTGGGCCAAGACCAGAAACACAGCAGTGGAATTTGCCATAGCCTCTCTGACATTATGTTAACAG ATGCAGCATCCTGGCTGGACCAGGAGATCGCGGGCTTCCCTGCCAACATGCTGGATCTGGATGAAGACGCCTTAGAGTTGAGCATCTTGAGGGATGAGGAGTTCACCAGCGAGTCTGCCGTGGAGGGGTTCTATAACCCCATTAACTGA
- the si:ch211-57n23.1 gene encoding uncharacterized protein si:ch211-57n23.1, which yields MLFFREGVGQTWLPMCLLLCVWCPVLGQELDQTLADWDDWGSGLQDLLLAGFPADSPFVSETPDRPANCTQRFWLPPSYPVCWDDVVGQEEFEQTRLLALQNRAALQAVSLASGLDEGGLSNEEQARQDVQGVQADHQEVVQTADTMEKVFFSLEEKRREGTEHYTFSSIKEQLTNTRASLHSRGELAALLEEKLSVLERSLDLMQLRLAKLLARRW from the exons ATGTTGTTTTTCCGGGAGGGCGTGGGGCAGACTTGGCTGCCCATGTgtctcctgctctgtgtgtggtgccctGTGCTCGGACAGGAGCTGGACCAGACGCTGGCTGATTGGGACGACTGGGGCTCAGGCCTCCAGGACCTGCTGCTGGCCGGCTTCCCGGCGGACAGCCCTTTTGTTTCAGAGACACCGGACAGGCCTGCTAACTGCACTCAGCGCTTCTGGCTGCCCCCGTCCTACCCGGTCTGCTGGGACGACGTTGTCGGGCAGGAGGAGTTCGAACAGACCCGCCTGCTGGCTCTCCAGAACCGGGCAGCACTGCAGGCTGTGTCACTGGCCAGTGGCCTGGACGAAGGGGGACTTTCGAATGAAGAACAGGCCCGCCAAGATGTGCAGGGGGTTCAGGCTGACCATCAGGAAGTGGTCCAAACCGCAGACACCATGGAGAAGGTTTTCTTCTCTttagaagagaaaaggagagaaggcaCTGAGCATTATACCTTTTCCAG CATAAAGGAGCAGCTGACCAACACTAGAGCCTCACTCCATAGTCGAGGGGAACTAGCTGCACTTCTGGAAGAGAAGCTCTCTGTTCTAGAGAGGTCCCTGGACCTCATGCAACTTCGGCTGGCCAAACTACTGGCACGGAGATGGTAG
- the crtc2 gene encoding CREB-regulated transcription coactivator 2 isoform X2, with protein MFMAGTGIGGRGCSQGPNSGSGSTGCNPRKFSEKIALHNQRQAEDTAAFQEVMMDITSTKLHVQRTRQARNLSPYYGGSLPNVNQIVRATCDAQGQLSYNPEHSCAVRRQLMSEQAHRERRLSPPGRPSRRHPDSAPYHSFHQSPPPVSYWRRNWPNSCTTDQGQEVCLPVTALNRTNSDSALHTTVRNTHIGDQMSSAQALTPRNRRGENLPEEGKPLKRDCKKLSEVPSGSAKASSQHAIPTPSQQGGGLLPVPSALNMSGSLPDLSSLHLPSAQSTCLEMDPLGQAPCLASSSSSDHLSGGLTHPGLKADDAFHLPGLSPMPASLSNPLLQSSLSSPNIQSSLSSNSLPNSLSSVSLQFSLSNSSLKSSLSNQSLLSSLSSSSLSNQSLQSAASHCSYSSGIGGSRSCSTSSLSCSSRASNQSHPPHSTSSRKRNQLSPLILPSGGESRWHHPKQFSPTVSPTLSSITQGVLLNTNHVSRDSRPPAYPYNQPQHAGPPLSQQSLQHFPYSPTEGQLHHQLAVVEPPVHNANYHQQQQQPHQAPMPSQPPHQQHIHQPYHPPLYPKRQVPQCHTQPTPPQSQSHLLKHLQAPSPPPLQLQPPQAQGQAGPHPQPSQQHLRRQQQQQQHHQQPYHCESSQPLHHAGPPPQLPYSQPFTHQQQQSQWPPHHLQPDQHAPHVLHHHQQQQQQQQQQQQQQQQQQQQQQQQRQQQQQCQQHLSWPSPSPAMPGQNQAHPWLKETDLHGALTSVEALPTQEPLRAGTPMRVQSHRRSKSQMQDVVAGSPLSGSPQKMAQTLQTGISSQGGLCLDSGIGLNNESYMGLHLTPSQTKALSQQLGQLCKESGSGADPDAGMQSAFPFQNLNLGQDQKHSSGICHSLSDIMLTDAASWLDQEIAGFPANMLDLDEDALELSILRDEEFTSESAVEGFYNPIN; from the exons ATGTTTATGGCAGGTACAGGTATTGGGGGTCGGGGGTGTAGCCAGGGCCCAAATTCAGGATCTGGCTCTACAGGATGTAATCCACGCAAGTTTAGCGAGAAAATTGCCCTTCATAATCAGCGTCAAGCTGAAGACACCGCCGCCTTCCAAGAGGTTATGATGGACATCACTTCCACCAAG CTACATGTTCAGAGAACTCGTCAGGCCAGAAATCTGTCTCCATATTATGGTGGTTCCTTGCCCAATGTTAACCAGATTGTAAGAGCTACGTGTGACGCCCAG GGTCAGTTGTCGTACAACCCTGAGCACAGTTGTGCCGTGCGCCGTCAGCTGATGTCAGAGCAggcccacagagagaggagactgagtCCACCAGGCCGGCCCAGCAGAAGACAT CCTGACAGTGCACCTTACCACTCTTTCCACCAGTCTCCTCCCCCCGTCTCTTACTGGAGAAG GAACTGGCCAAACAGCTGCACCACAGACCAAGGCCAAGAGGTCTGCCTCCCAGTGACAGCTCTGAATAG GACAAATTCAGATTCTGCCCTGCACACCACTGTacgcaacacacacattggtgACCAGATGAGCTCAGCCCAGGCTCTCACCCCCCGGAACAGACGCGGTG AGAACTTGCCAGAGGAAGGCAAGCCTTTGAAAAGAGACTGTAAAAAG TTGTCCGAAGTGCCATCAGGAAGTGCCAAAGCCTCCAGCCAACA TGCCATCCCAACCCCCAGCCAGCAGGGCGGCGGTCTCCTCCCTGTTCCCTCTGCTCTGAATATGAGTGGTTCTCTGCCAGACCTCTCCAGCCTGCACCTGCCCTCTGCCCAGTCCACATGCCTGGAGATGGACCCTCTGGGCCAGGCCCCATGTCTGGCCTCTTCCAGTAGCTCAGACCACCTGTCAGGGGGTCTTACACACCCTGGCCTCAAGGCCGATGATGCCTTTCACCTACCAG GTTTATCACCAATGCCAGCCTCTCTCAGTAACCCTCTGCTTCAGTCTTCATTAAGTAGCCCCAACATCCAATCATCTCTCAGCAGCAACTCCCTCCCCAACTCCTTGAGCTCTGTCTCTTTACAATTTTCCCTGAGTAACTCCTCCCTCAAGTCATCCCTCAGCAACCaatccctgctctcctctctcagcagcTCCTCCCTTAGCAACCAGTCCCTCCAATCAGCAGCCAGCCACTGTAGCTACAGCAGTGGCATAGGCGGATCGCGTTCttgctccacctcctccctgtccTGCTCTTCGCGTGCGTCTAACCAATCACACCCTCCACACTCGACGTCGTCACGGAAACGGAACCAGCTCAGCCCTCTCATTCTGCCCAGCGGGGGCGAGTCTCGCTGGCACCACCCAAAACAGTTTTCCCCCACCGTGTCCCCAACACTGTCCTCCATCACTCAG GGAGTGCTCCTCAACACGAATCATGTCTCACGAGACTCCCGACCCCCCGCGTATCCCTACAACCAGCCACAGCATGCTGGTCCTCCTCTATCCCAGCAGTCATTGCAGCACTTCCCATACAGTCCAACGGAAGGGCAGCTCCACCATCAGCTGGCCGTTGTAGAACCACCTGTGCACAACGCCAActaccaccagcagcagcagcagccccaccaAGCACCCATGCCAAGCCAGCCTCCCCATCAACAACACATACATCAGCCGTACCATCCACCATTATATCCAAAGCGCCAGGTTCCCCAGTGTCACACACAGCCAACCCCCCCGCAGTCACAGAGCCACCTCCTGAAGCACCTGCAAGCTCCAAGCCCCCCACCTCTGCAGCTCCAGCCTCCCCAGGCCCAGGGCCAGGCGGGCCCACACCCACAGCCCAGTCAGCAGCACCTGCggcgccagcagcagcagcagcagcaccaccagcaaCCATATCACTGTGAGTCGAGCCAGCCGCTCCACCACGCAGGGCCTCCGCCACAGCTGCCTTATTCCCAGCCCTTtacccaccagcagcagcaaagcCAGTGGCCACCTCACCATCTCCAGCCTGACCAGCATGCTCCACATGTTCTCCATCAccatcaacaacagcagcaacagcaacaacaacaacaacaacaacagcaacagcaacagcaacagcaacagcaacaacgacaacaacaacaacagtgtcaGCAGCACCTGTCGTGGCCCTCTCCAAGCCCTGCTATGCCTGGCCAAAATCAGGCCCACCCTTGGCTGAAGGAGACTGACCTCCATGGAGCCCTGACCAGTGTGGAGGCTCTGCCCACTCAGGAGCCCCTCAGAGCAGGCACACCCATGAGGGTGCAGAGCCACCGGAGATCTAAGAGCCAGATGCAGGATGTGGTGGCAGGAAGTCCTCTCTCTGGGAGCCCCCAGAAGATGGCCCAGACCCTGCAGACCGGGATATCCTCACAGGGTGGGCTGTGTCTGGACTCCGGCATTGGCCTTAATAAC GAGTCCTACATGGGCCTGCACCTCACTCCCAGCCAGACTAAAGCCCTTTCCCAGCAG TTGGGTCAGCTCTGCAAGGAGTCGGGGTCCGGTGCTGACCCAGATGCTGGGATGCAGAGTGCTTTTCCTTTCCAGAACCTTAATCTGGGCCAAGACCAGAAACACAGCAGTGGAATTTGCCATAGCCTCTCTGACATTATGTTAACAG ATGCAGCATCCTGGCTGGACCAGGAGATCGCGGGCTTCCCTGCCAACATGCTGGATCTGGATGAAGACGCCTTAGAGTTGAGCATCTTGAGGGATGAGGAGTTCACCAGCGAGTCTGCCGTGGAGGGGTTCTATAACCCCATTAACTGA